From the Euphorbia lathyris chromosome 6, ddEupLath1.1, whole genome shotgun sequence genome, one window contains:
- the LOC136233011 gene encoding FACT complex subunit SSRP1-like yields MTDGHLFNNISLGGRGGANPGQLKIHSKGILWKKQGGGKAVEVDEADIVGATWMKVPRTNQLGIRVKQGLLYKFTGFRDQDLPNLTNFFQSNCGIAIEEKQLSVTGRNWGEIELNENMLTFMTGGKQVFEVSLAEVAQTQLQGKNDVLLEFHVDDTAGANEKDALMEMSFHVPSNNTQFIGDENRPAAQVLRDNIMAKADGNETGGVAEAVVTFDGVAILTPRGRYNVDLHMSFLRLQGQANDFKIQYSSVVRLFLLPKSNQPHTFVIVTLDPPIRKGQTLYPHIVLQFDTDSVVNISLSMNEDVLNTKYKGRLESTYKGLVHEVFTTVLRGLSGAKVTKPGKFRSCQDGYAVKSSLKAEDGLLYPLEKSFFFLPKPPTLILHEEIDYVEFERHTAGGSNMHYFDLLIRLKTEQEHLFRNIQRNEYHNLFDFISEKGLKIMNLGDMKPREGGVAAVLQNDDDDAVDPHLERIKNQAADESDEEDEDFVLDKDDGGSPTDDSGEDDSDGSDSGDEKEKPVKKAPAKEPSSSKVAAKKRPKDGNEDASKQKKPKKKKDPNAPKKAISAFMYFSQMERENVKKTHPGIGFGGIGKVVGERWKKLTAEEKEPYEAKARADKKRYEEAISGYKNPQPVNVDSGNESDSE; encoded by the exons ATGACTGACGGTCACCTCTTCAACAATATCTCTCTCGGTGGTCGCGGCGGCGCT AACCCTGGGCAGCTTAAGATACATTCAAAAGGTATTCTATGGAAGAAACAGGGAGGTGGTAAAGCAGTGGAAGTTGATGAAGCTGATATTGTAGGAGCGACATGGATGAAGGTACCAAGGACAAATCAACTTGGAATTCGAGTCAAACAAGGATTGCTATACAAATTTACTGGATTCCGGGACCAG GATCTTCCGAACTTGACCAATTTTTTCCAAAGCAATTGTGGAATTGCAATAGAAGAGAAACAGCTTTCAGTCACTGGCCGTAACTGGGGAGAGATTGAGTTAAATG AAAATATGCTTACCTTTATGACCGGTGGAAAGCAAGTATTTGAGGTATCTTTAGCAGAGGTCGCACAAACGCAACTGCAGGGGAAGAATGACGTTCTCTTGGAGTTCCATGTGGATGATACGGCTGGAGCTAATGAA AAAGATGCATTGATGGAGATGAGTTTTCACGTACCCAGTAACAACACTCAATTTATTGGTGATGAAAACCGTCCTGCTGCCCAG GTTTTGCGAGATAACATAATGGCAAAGGCAGATGGTAATGAAACGGGTGGGGTTGCAGAAGCAGTTGTTACATTTGATGGTGTTGCAATTCTGACTCCAAG GGGTCGATACAATGTTGACCTTCATATGTCATTCCTGCGACTCCAAGGACAGGCCAATGATTTCAAAATTCAGTATAGCAGTGTTGTTCGCCTTTTTTTGCTCCCAAAG TCTAACCAACCTCATACCTTTGTTATTGTTACTCTTGATCCACCTATCCGTAAAGGGCAAACTTTATATCCACACATTGTCTTGCAG TTTGATACCGACAGTGTGGTCAATATTTCCTTGTCAATGAATGAAGATGTATTGAATACGAAGTACAAGGGCAGGTTAGAATCAACTTACAAG GGACTGGTACATGAAGTGTTCACCACAGTACTACGTGGACTGTCTGGTGCTAAGGTGACTAAACCAGGAAAGTTCCGTAGCTGTCAAGATGGTTATGCAGTAAAATCATCATTGAAAGCTGAAGATGGCCTTCTGTATCCACTTGAGAAAAGCTTCTTTTTCTTGCCCAAGCCTCCAACCCTAATTCTTCACGAGGAG ATTGATTATGTTGAATTTGAGAGGCATACAGCTGGTGGTTCAAATATGCACTACTTTGATCTTCTTATTAGACTCAAAACTGAGCAAGAACATTTGTTTCGTAACATTCAGAGAAATGAGTACCACAATCTCTTTGACTTTATCAG tGAGAAGGGTCTGAAAATCATGAACCTTGGTGATATGAAACCTCGGGAGGGAGGAGTGGCTGCTGTTCTCcagaatgatgatgatgatgctgTTGACCCACATCTTGAGCGCATCAAGAATCAAGCTGCAGATGAGAGTGATGAAGAG GATGAGGATTTTGTTCTTGACAAGGATGATGGAGGATCTCCTACTGATGATTCTGGAGAGGACGATTCGGATGGTAGTGACAGTGGAGATGAGAAAGAG AAACCCGTAAAGAAGGCACCTGCAAAGGAACCCTCATCTTCTAAGGTAGCGGCTAAGAAGAGGCCTAAAGATGGAAACGAGGATGCATCTAAGCAGAAAAAaccgaaaaagaagaaggatccTAATGCTCCTAAAAAGGCAATCTCTGCATTCATGTACTTTTCACAGATGGAAAGAGAG AATGTGAAGAAAACTCATCCTGGCATTGGTTTTGGCGGTATTGGAAAAGTCGTGGGGGAAAGATGGAAAAAGTTGACAG CTGAGGAGAAAGAACCCTACGAAGCAAAGGCTCGCGCGGATAAAAAGCGATATGAAGAAGCAATCAGTGGCTACAAGAACCCCCAACCTGTGAATGTAGACTCGGGGAATGAATCTGATAGTGAATAA